Genomic segment of Corticium candelabrum chromosome 16, ooCorCand1.1, whole genome shotgun sequence:
CATTCATCAAACTGCATGTAAATATCACCAAAGTGTTGTTCATTATTAGGCCATTCATCAAACTGCATGCAGTCGTCAGTGTCAATATAGCCGTTCCGTTCAATGTGAGGTGATGATGATGCATTAGCTGGCGTGCCTATGTAATGAGCATTTGCTTCATCAGCCATATCTTGCTCGCTCATCATTGCATCTTCATGTATCATTACTGTCTGCAGATCATTGTGACGAGCTGTGTTCAGTTGATATCTGTGATTGGGGTATGCGGCCATAGGTTTCTCCAAGAGCTGATCTAGAGAAGAAAGGAACGACTTAGGGCAAACATCAGTTGTTTGTGCCTAAGTCTTCTAATTTAACTGTTCACCCTTGATTAGACGATAAAGCAAGCAGCAGATTTTGTGCACAGAGCACATGAAGACTTGCACCTGAATTTCAGGTCAACTAGTCAAATGCCGCTGTTGTGGAACCTCAGTTgaacctatctatctatatacaCTACATGTAGTCCAAGCAATGtagagttgccaactcacTCTAGTTATTCTTTGCACTCAGAAAGAGGATATACACCCAGCAGTCACTATCTAATTACAATAACTGTAGGAAAACTCTTAGGGTCCAAAGCCAGAaaatagttgatatcaatatgtatCAATGACAATTGCAGGAGGGTGTACCTATCGATCTGCTGAGATGACACATAGTTAGTTGTTTGGCTGCAGGACAATTACTAACACGATTAAGTTGTAAGAGCTTACCTGCAGCTGACTGCCCATGCATACTGCATGTGTCATCTCAGCAGATTAGTTGCTATACTATACTTGGCGAGTTATAATATTTTAGATGTTGTTATTTCAACCATAGCTCCATCTGTGAGATCTGTTCTAGTTAAAGACAGTTACATTGTTTATTGCAGCCTTCACAGTATGTGTATACCTCTGTCTAGAACGTCTGTAGCAGTACACTACCAGCTAGAAAGTTGTAGCAGCTGGGCAGCACAGGCAACTTCTTCACACTAGAAGACTCAAGCTCGTGACCTGGGACAAGCTAGACTAGCACTCTGGTGGTGGTGCCACCCTATAAATTTCCTCCTCCGCAGATAGTCAACCAATAGCAATCTCCACCTGGTGCTGAATCATGTGAATTTAGCATGGTCTGCGGTAGCTCGATCCATCATCTCCTCCGCAAACCGGAAAACGGCAACCAATTAGCGGCAGCCTCGAGCTCTAGGGGTAGTGAACCATGTGAATTTGGAATGACGTCTAGTGTGCTGCAGGTCCATCCCATTTCTAGAAGCAGACAACCAATAGAATTTTCTATAGTGTTACTAAAACCATGTGATCTACAGTGATCTCAAAGGCCCAGTGAATGGTAATTAATTCATGAACAAATCGACAACTGCAAGCTGGCAGTCTATGCATTGTCACATGTCAGTTAGATCtatgcgcgcgtgtgtgtgcgagcgCGCTGAAATTTAATGTCAAAACTAGATAGGACAGTAGTGATTGAACTTACAGTACAAACATTGCTGGCTACGAGTCAGTCTATCTAATGACTTCTGTACATTAAATTTTATGATTCATTGTACACCAATTAAAACTAGCCAAAAACTAAATTATATCACAAGGTTACTTTTGtaagcattaattaaagattttGCGTTTAGTGTGTATGCAATATATAAACAATGCACACTTGATAACCAGTCAACCAGCTTATGCTCACGTTTCAGCAATTGAATATGACAACTAGCCTGTAATACATTCAAGCGTCTCTCCTGTACAGTACATCAGGCGAGTTCTCTTGTTGTGTGGTATTTGCGTTTATTTCTAGGAGAACATGGCATTCTCTTCTACCCACATGATTACCTGGTACCTCTTTGCTGGTTTTACTATAGCTAAGTCTGTCTCTTGATGTTTGCTGCCCATCTTTAAGAAATAGACGAGACAACACATGCCTGTCCACTTCATATGCAGGGACAGTCTTCGAAATGATTTCCCACTCACCAACATCTTTCATCAACACAATTATTGGTAACCTGCTTCTGTAATCCCAATTGACAAGCAgaacaaagtccacgtttccacTTGAATCATCACACAATATGTACTTATTTGCAATGTACATTTGTATCCCCAGAACCATTTCATTCTGATTTACTCTCAATCATGACACTATTTCGCCTTCTAAAATACAGTCCTGGTATCAAGGATGCCAAAGCTCCTACAGCTAACTGTATAACCACCTTCCAACTAAATAAATCCCCTAGAGATGTAAGTTGACTGAGGACAACTCCAGCTTGACAGCATAAGAAGTTGTATGGCATTAAACCTAAATGTcgaaataaacacacaaacatacagctAAGCCATATTAGTGTAAGAACATGATGTATACCTATAAATACTGACAAGAAGAACAAATGAATCGGAACACCAACTAATGGTGATGCAATATTGATCAACCAATTGGGAGTCATAGGAAAGAGTCGTAGAAACAGCAAGAAGAAAAAGAGACCATCGTTATTTTCAGACACCTAACAAAAGAGCAATGAAGATCACGTTGATACCATTAAACAAATTACAAAGCCACCTTACACAACACGGGGATCCTTACACTGCCAACGCCAGTAAACACACTATTGTTTATGAGCTATGAACTATCTCTAAAAGTTATGAAAGGCTAGTTTCATGTTGAATTGCATACAAACAGTATAAGCACCCTAGTGTTACACATCAGCAAACCAAAGCTTGTTTTTGTTGATGTGTAGCACAATAGCACATTGCTGTTGACTCTGTGCATCTCAAATTTTAGTCTCTGCTATGTGGCACATTAACAGACACAGACCAACAACTCCAATTAAGCTACTGTACAGCAGCAAAACAAGTAGCTGAGCATCACAACAATTCATCCAAGATTGAGTGTCACATATGTAAACCTTATCACAATTACGATGGCAACAAAATAGGGTTTTTCTAGTTTAGTTTCTGTATTCGGTCTACCGTGGAATATatgcacacaacaacaatctaaAGGCTTATTTTAACCACACAACAAAATTATGGAAGTTTCACTGGCTAGCAAGTCACTAAGATGGCCTTTTTCTATCTATGTTTATCACTGTACTACTATGATACATAGTCTATTCAAATTTTAGTCTGATTCAAAATGCCAGTAACCAAAAATCATCCTATGACGGTGTTCATTCCTCACCATACCATCATAAAAGTGTACTTAGAGATAAAGTTACCTTTGATTGAAATGATTCGAAATGTTTCTTGAAGAAATAGTTGATGATGCTAATGCCAAACAGTCTTGACAAAGTGTAGCAGCAAGTGGCACCAGCAGCAGTCAAGAAACAAACCAATGGAAAAGCAAACTGCAGTCCAAATAAGGCACCGGCTAGCACGTTCTGCAAGAACACTAATTCCTATGTGATAAAGCCTACACAAAtgcgtacagacagacagacagacagacagacagacagacagacagacagacagacacacacacacacacacacacacacatacacacacacaccacacgccaGGCATACCAGTAAGGCTGAGCCAGGAATAGCAAAAGTCTGCTTGTAGAGATAGGcaagacaaaacagaaagaaTACACGCCATCGATGTTCCACTTCATATAACATGAGAGTCTTCGCTAGAACACCAAGTTCATCCAAATTCGAAGGAAACTTGAGAGTGACGTCGACactaaacagataaacaaaaactCTAAGATTAGAAAACGACCAGGAGTTTGGCAGCCTACTGAGTCTTTTCCAAGTTTGGCAGCGATTtagaaaacaaatacaaactagAAGTAGCAAATAAGAAAATCGTGAACACGCAAATTACACTTGAAACAATTCCAAGAGACATTGCAGGTAAATTTCAAAGCCTGTTTCGGTTTCCAGATTGTTGTGTGCGCACACACGCTTTCTCGAACATGCGCATTCGACGCAAGTAAGTTTGTGGCGCGCCAGTTAGCAGTCAATGCCTTTTAAATTGAAATTTCATGAGGGAGAGAAAGTCCTTTGCTTTCATGGACCTCTAATTTACGAGGCAAAGGTAAAGAAAGTTCTTTACGGTGAGGCCTTATTAGGTGATGCGGTCTCTGTGTGTTCTCAGTGCCTGAAGACACCAGTTGCTAAAGAGAAAGATAAGACTTTGAAGTACCAGATTCATTACAATGGATGGAATAAAAGGTATGAGTTTTGCttaggacagacagacaaacagaacgaCAGACTTGAAAGGGAGGGACGGCAAaaacaggtggacagacagacagacagggagtTTAGTTTTGTGTTGCCATTTAGTGTTTCGAATTTTCTTTTAAAgttaacagacaaataaatgaacGGACTAGACAAACTCTCAACTTTCAATGGAAAAAGTGTTGATGTGAGTGTCTTTCAGTTGGGATGAATGGGTGCCCGAGGGCAGGATACTCAAATACACTGATGCAAATCTTCAGAAGCAGAAAGAGCTCAAGCAGCAACATCTGTACGTCACTTCACTGGAATGAAATCTAACCGTGTCAACTGTTGTCTTGATGCATTGGACAGCATGAAGGAAGGGAAGGGAAGAGGGAAGAGGAAACTAGAAGTGACTGTGGCAAAAGCATCAGGATCAGTGGCAGGCATCAAGAGTACTGGTAAGTATTGTTAACTTCTGTTATTACTAAAGCTATATTTACACccttgcttccacagctatgagccttctgaaaaccaGAATAGAATATTGTTGCTAATTATTATGAATTTAGATGCCATTTTGCTTCTAAGCGTGTTAATTtcaaaatctatctaaaatcatacaaagTGACTGTCATTTCATGTGACCGCTGTTCAGTGTTGGTAAAACTGCTAACAATTAAACATGGTCTGTAATCGTCAAAGAAACAAGAGATATCATAGACGCAACATACATGTAGCTACTGGTCTCATAGACAAGACATACATGTTGCTACTGGTCACATAATGTTAGGTTCCCGTGTAACTGTTGTAAGCCAAGCCAAACAAGCGATTAATTTTGCATTAGCAgatgcagacaggtaagttctgttgtttatttctgacaagacCTGGTGAtgtaaccctaactctaatctctaaccctaaccctaaccgtGAATTACACTAACCTGGCAAAATGTGTTGGCTGTTGTGATTGGGGATgatccattgtctctggttgccatgcaTGATGGCATGCACGACTAAAcgcaaatactgctccatGGTTGGCCTGTACTACATGTAAGGGTGTGACACATTCCTGAAACATGGCAGGACATACTAAACATAGTGAGTCTACGTATGACGTATCCAGTGATCCACATACATACTCACGCAGTCTGCCGCAAACCAATAACAAGTCAAGCCCTTTGAGTACATTACTCGCTAAGTCTTTTATGAAATCCTGTTTGTTATGGCTTATAGCTGAAATAGGTTATAGTGTGCTATATGAATTTAAAAGCACAGGGCAGGGTTATTGCTTTAGGTGAAGCCAAGGTCTATAACCTCTCTCCAAGTGCTGATAAAAGCTatatagcatgctaatcatatgataagtaatttataccatggtcacgtgatgtttaTATAAGTGAGAGTGCAATATTAACTGGACACACTTGCTGGGCAATATGCTGTATACATCATCTAGATATGTGCTTCGTACTGGTCACACATCatgtgaccatggtataatcACTGTTAATGTACGGCAACTGAAAATGCATGAAACTTAGAAATGACGTCTGTTGTCATAATGAGATCGACTTTTACTGTATTATGAATTACTGCAGTTTTTCTTTTGCAGATGCTGATGGTTTGTCTCGAAAGAAAAAAGGGAAATTGGATGCTACAATAGAGACTGTGTGTGCcactttgtgtttgttttgacaAAACGGTAGTACACTGCTGCATGTTTATAGCAAGAGCAGTTTCAGTGTCGACCAGAAGTTCATGTGTTTATACCAAACGAGTTGAAGCAATGTCTTGTTGATGATTGGGATCTGATAGCTAGACAGAAACAGGTGAGAGGCAAGATGAAAGTTatgaagttgtgtgtgtgtgtgtgtgtgtgtgtgtgtgtgtgtgtgtgtgtgtgtgtgtgtgtgtgtgtgtgttgttttacTTGTAGTTGCTTGTCTTTATCAGTTCATGTAGTAATTACATAATAGACTCTGTTCTTTATGTTTCTTTGTAGCTTGTCAAGCTTCCCAGTCCATTACCTGTTGACAAAATTTTGAAAGATTTTgta
This window contains:
- the LOC134191997 gene encoding mortality factor 4-like protein 1, which translates into the protein MPFKLKFHEGEKVLCFHGPLIYEAKCLKTPVAKEKDKTLKYQIHYNGWNKSWDEWVPEGRILKYTDANLQKQKELKQQHLMKEGKGRGKRKLEVTVAKASGSVAGIKSTDADGLSRKKKGKLDATIETQEQFQCRPEVHVFIPNELKQCLVDDWDLIARQKQLVKLPSPLPVDKILKDFVEKQTNKEKEGAAKEIARGIKEYFNVLLGAQLLYKFERLQYTELRSSHEDKPMSSIYGAEHLLRLFVRLGSILAYTSVDEDDMTVLLSHVRSLLQYMQTNVDEMFKRQYEVASPDYCRKAAG
- the LOC134192195 gene encoding transmembrane protein 41A-A-like isoform X3, whose product is MLYEVEHRWRVFFLFCLAYLYKQTFAIPGSALLFAFPLVCFLTAAGATCCYTLSRLFGISIINYFFKKHFESFQSKVSENNDGLFFFLLFLRLFPMTPNWLINIASPLVGVPIHLFFLSVFIGLMPYNFLCCQAGVVLSQLTSLGDLFSWKVVIQLAVGALASLIPGLYFRRRNSVMIESKSE
- the LOC134192195 gene encoding transmembrane protein 41A-A-like isoform X1, coding for MLYEVEHRWRVFFLFCLAYLYKQTFAIPGSALLNVLAGALFGLQFAFPLVCFLTAAGATCCYTLSRLFGISIINYFFKKHFESFQSKVSENNDGLFFFLLFLRLFPMTPNWLINIASPLVGVPIHLFFLSVFIGLMPYNFLCCQAGVVLSQLTSLGDLFSWKVVIQLAVGALASLIPGLYFRRRNSVMIESKSE
- the LOC134192195 gene encoding transmembrane protein 41A-A-like isoform X2 — translated: MACILSVLSCLSLQADFCYSWLSLTVFLQNVLAGALFGLQFAFPLVCFLTAAGATCCYTLSRLFGISIINYFFKKHFESFQSKVSENNDGLFFFLLFLRLFPMTPNWLINIASPLVGVPIHLFFLSVFIGLMPYNFLCCQAGVVLSQLTSLGDLFSWKVVIQLAVGALASLIPGLYFRRRNSVMIESKSE